One part of the Chryseobacterium mulctrae genome encodes these proteins:
- a CDS encoding acyl-CoA dehydrogenase family protein, which yields MTTLKGGEFLIKEIPANEIFSLEELSEEQKMLRDSAKEFIDREVIPHHDRFEKKDYALTEETMRNLGEMGLLGITVPEEYGGLGMGFVSTMLACDYVSGGNGSLATAYGAHTGIGTLPTLLYGSEELKKKYLPDLATGTKFGAYCLTEPDAGSDANSGKTRAKLSEDGKHYIINGQKMWISNAGFADTFTLFAKIDDDKNITGFVINRSELENPESLTFGEEEHKLGIRSSSTRQVFFNDMKVPVENMLGERNNGFKIALNALNVGRIKLAAANLDGQRRILNHSIQYSNERKQFGVSISTFGAIRKKIAEMSTGVFVSEAGSYRLAKNVEDKIAELVAGGMDHQQAELKGVEEFAVEASILKVFVSDLTQNTADEGIQIYGGMGFSEDTPMESAWRDARIGRIYEGTNEINRLLAVGMLIKRAMKGELDLLSPAMAISKELMGIPSFEAPDYSAFMSEEKAIIANLKKVFLMVSGAALQKYMMDIEKQQHLLLNASEILNQIYMAESAVLRAEKHFSADSVEAAMAQLNLYKAIDKIIAAAKEGIVSFAEGDEQRMMLSGLRRFTKYTNSPNVVALTEKVAAHYIEKGHY from the coding sequence ATGACTACATTAAAAGGTGGCGAATTCCTAATCAAAGAAATTCCTGCAAACGAAATTTTCAGTCTTGAAGAACTGAGTGAAGAGCAAAAAATGCTTCGTGATTCTGCGAAAGAGTTTATCGATAGAGAGGTGATCCCGCATCACGATCGTTTTGAGAAAAAAGATTATGCATTGACAGAAGAAACAATGCGTAATCTGGGTGAAATGGGATTATTAGGAATTACCGTTCCTGAAGAATACGGCGGTTTGGGAATGGGATTTGTGAGCACAATGTTGGCTTGCGATTACGTTTCCGGAGGAAATGGTTCATTAGCAACAGCTTACGGAGCACACACCGGAATCGGAACATTGCCTACTCTTCTTTACGGAAGTGAAGAATTGAAAAAGAAATATCTTCCGGATTTAGCTACAGGAACAAAATTCGGAGCGTATTGTTTAACTGAACCTGATGCGGGTTCTGATGCAAACTCAGGAAAAACAAGAGCAAAATTATCTGAAGATGGAAAACATTATATCATCAACGGACAAAAAATGTGGATTTCTAATGCGGGATTTGCAGATACTTTCACTTTGTTCGCTAAAATTGATGATGATAAAAATATCACAGGTTTTGTAATCAACCGTTCAGAATTGGAGAACCCTGAAAGCTTAACTTTTGGTGAAGAAGAGCACAAATTAGGCATTCGTTCATCTTCTACACGTCAGGTTTTCTTCAATGATATGAAGGTTCCTGTAGAAAATATGTTGGGTGAAAGAAATAACGGTTTCAAAATCGCTTTGAATGCATTAAATGTTGGTAGAATTAAATTAGCTGCTGCAAACCTTGACGGACAAAGAAGGATTTTAAACCACTCTATTCAATATTCAAACGAAAGAAAACAGTTTGGTGTTTCTATTTCAACTTTCGGAGCGATCAGAAAGAAAATTGCTGAAATGTCGACTGGAGTTTTTGTAAGTGAAGCTGGATCTTACCGTTTAGCAAAAAATGTTGAAGATAAAATTGCAGAATTGGTTGCAGGTGGAATGGATCATCAACAAGCTGAATTAAAAGGTGTTGAAGAATTCGCTGTAGAAGCTTCTATTCTTAAAGTTTTCGTATCTGATCTTACTCAAAATACAGCAGATGAAGGAATTCAAATCTATGGCGGAATGGGATTCTCAGAAGATACCCCAATGGAATCAGCATGGAGAGACGCAAGAATCGGTAGAATTTATGAAGGGACGAACGAAATCAACAGACTTCTTGCGGTTGGAATGTTGATCAAAAGAGCAATGAAAGGTGAATTAGATCTACTTTCTCCGGCAATGGCGATCAGTAAAGAATTGATGGGAATTCCGTCATTCGAAGCTCCCGATTATTCTGCATTTATGAGTGAAGAAAAAGCAATTATTGCAAATCTTAAGAAAGTGTTCTTAATGGTTTCTGGTGCGGCTCTTCAAAAATACATGATGGATATTGAGAAACAGCAACATTTATTATTAAATGCTTCTGAAATCTTAAACCAAATCTACATGGCAGAATCTGCAGTTTTAAGAGCTGAAAAACACTTCTCTGCTGATTCTGTAGAAGCTGCAATGGCTCAGTTAAACCTTTACAAAGCAATTGACAAAATCATTGCTGCTGCAAAAGAAGGAATTGTTTCTTTTGCTGAAGGCGACGAACAGAGAATGATGCTTTCAGGATTGAGAAGATTTACAAAATATACAAACAGTCCGAATGTAGTTGCGTTAACTGAAAAAGTAGCTGCTCATTATATTGAAAAAGGACATTATTAG
- a CDS encoding DUF2490 domain-containing protein, producing MKLILSISLLFSLSIFKAQEHISSFNALTLTYKFHPKFFLYAEGQLRGIEDYTYPDYYEIKGGLGYNLTKNHKPFIGLGRYATYKDHAINKEEFRVWLQDVIDFKKGIVKFENRFRAEKSWFYEPQTDKNSERMRYRYRLNVSVPLNAKKIAPGTVFANVYDEVFVVTPMKPSFARNRVYGGFGYQIDENFGILGGYLWQREFEAKGNKNVHFVYFALNINIDDTDNDNKTYHFPGAD from the coding sequence ATGAAACTTATTTTAAGCATAAGCCTACTTTTTAGTTTAAGTATTTTCAAAGCACAGGAACATATTTCCTCTTTTAACGCTTTGACATTGACCTATAAGTTTCATCCAAAATTTTTCCTTTATGCTGAAGGACAGTTGAGAGGTATTGAAGACTATACTTATCCTGATTATTACGAAATAAAAGGAGGTTTAGGATATAATCTTACCAAAAATCACAAACCATTCATCGGTTTAGGACGATATGCAACTTACAAAGATCACGCAATTAATAAGGAAGAATTCCGTGTTTGGTTGCAGGATGTAATTGATTTCAAAAAAGGAATTGTAAAATTTGAAAACAGATTCCGTGCAGAAAAATCATGGTTTTATGAGCCTCAAACCGATAAGAATTCAGAGAGAATGCGTTACCGTTACCGTCTGAATGTTTCAGTTCCTTTAAATGCTAAAAAAATTGCACCAGGAACAGTTTTCGCAAACGTTTACGATGAAGTTTTTGTCGTTACACCCATGAAACCTTCATTTGCAAGAAACAGAGTTTATGGCGGTTTTGGATATCAAATCGATGAAAACTTCGGTATTCTTGGCGGTTATTTATGGCAGAGAGAATTCGAAGCAAAAGGAAATAAAAACGTACATTTTGTTTACTTTGCTCTAAATATCAATATCGACGATACCGATAACGACAACAAAACGTATCATTTCCCGGGAGCAGATTAA
- a CDS encoding phosphohydrolase, protein MTKEELLNKAIKIADRAHKGQKDKYHAPYIAHVMRVMEYGKTMDEKIVGVLHDVVEDHPEEFSFEYLRSEGFPEYILFAISCLTKFDPEEVYDDFVKRTERSSLAVAVKLNDLRDNMDLRRVNRELTSKDIHRFNKYLKAYRYLSEKY, encoded by the coding sequence ATGACAAAAGAAGAACTTTTAAATAAAGCTATAAAAATTGCCGACAGAGCACATAAAGGGCAAAAAGATAAATATCATGCGCCCTACATTGCTCACGTAATGCGTGTGATGGAATACGGTAAAACAATGGACGAAAAAATCGTCGGTGTTTTGCACGATGTGGTGGAAGATCATCCTGAAGAATTCAGCTTTGAATATTTAAGATCTGAAGGTTTTCCTGAGTATATACTTTTTGCAATAAGCTGCCTTACAAAATTTGATCCTGAAGAAGTTTATGATGATTTCGTAAAAAGAACTGAAAGATCTTCTCTTGCTGTTGCGGTGAAACTCAATGACCTTCGTGATAATATGGATTTGAGAAGAGTAAACAGGGAATTAACTTCAAAAGATATTCACCGTTTCAATAAATATTTGAAAGCGTACCGATATTTATCAGAGAAATATTAG
- a CDS encoding acetyl-CoA C-acyltransferase gives MSKQAYIVKGFRTAVGKAPKGSLRFTRPDVMAATVIEKLMAELPQLDKNRIDDLIVGNAMPEAEQGLNVARLISLMGLNTDKVPGVTVNRYCASGSEAIAIASAKIQAGMADCIIAGGTESMSYIPMGGYKPVPETNIAKTNPDYYWGMGYTAEEVAKQYNITREEQDQFAFESHMKALKANQEGKFTNQIVPIPVEYNFLDENQKMQTKKFDFSIDEGPRKDTSFEGLSKLRPVFANGGSVTAGNSSQMSDGAAFVMVMSEEMVKELGLEPEARLVAYAAAGLEPRIMGMGPIYAIPKALKQAGLELKDIDLIELNEAFASQSVAIKKELGLNPDILNVNGGAIALGHPLGCTGTKLTVQLLDEMRRRGNKYGMVSMCVGTGQGAASIFELL, from the coding sequence ATGTCAAAACAAGCATATATAGTAAAGGGGTTCAGAACTGCCGTTGGAAAAGCTCCAAAAGGAAGTCTAAGATTTACAAGACCCGATGTAATGGCGGCTACAGTTATTGAAAAATTAATGGCTGAGCTTCCACAATTAGATAAAAACAGAATAGATGACCTTATCGTAGGAAATGCAATGCCAGAGGCTGAGCAAGGACTGAATGTAGCTCGTCTGATCTCTCTAATGGGGTTAAATACAGATAAAGTTCCGGGAGTAACTGTCAACAGATACTGTGCTTCAGGAAGTGAGGCAATCGCTATTGCTTCTGCAAAAATTCAGGCTGGTATGGCAGATTGTATCATCGCGGGTGGTACAGAATCTATGTCTTACATCCCTATGGGAGGTTACAAGCCTGTTCCTGAAACGAATATTGCAAAAACAAATCCTGATTACTATTGGGGAATGGGTTACACTGCTGAAGAGGTAGCAAAACAATACAATATTACAAGAGAAGAGCAAGATCAGTTTGCTTTTGAATCTCATATGAAAGCTTTAAAAGCGAATCAGGAGGGGAAATTTACAAACCAAATTGTTCCAATTCCTGTAGAATATAACTTTCTGGATGAAAACCAGAAAATGCAGACTAAAAAGTTTGATTTCTCTATAGATGAAGGTCCAAGAAAAGATACTTCTTTTGAAGGATTATCAAAACTAAGACCCGTATTTGCCAACGGTGGAAGTGTAACTGCCGGAAACTCTTCTCAAATGAGTGACGGAGCGGCTTTCGTAATGGTAATGAGTGAAGAAATGGTAAAAGAACTAGGACTTGAGCCTGAAGCTAGATTAGTAGCTTATGCCGCAGCCGGACTTGAACCAAGAATCATGGGAATGGGGCCAATTTATGCTATTCCAAAGGCTTTAAAACAAGCAGGTTTAGAATTAAAAGACATCGATTTGATTGAACTTAATGAGGCTTTCGCTTCTCAGTCGGTTGCCATTAAGAAAGAATTAGGCTTAAACCCTGATATCTTAAACGTAAACGGAGGAGCAATTGCTCTTGGTCACCCACTGGGATGTACCGGAACAAAACTAACTGTTCAGCTTCTCGACGAGATGAGAAGAAGAGGCAACAAATACGGAATGGTTTCCATGTGTGTGGGAACAGGACAAGGAGCTGCTTCTATTTTTGAACTTCTATAA